The following proteins are encoded in a genomic region of Triticum dicoccoides isolate Atlit2015 ecotype Zavitan chromosome 1B, WEW_v2.0, whole genome shotgun sequence:
- the LOC119314319 gene encoding uncharacterized protein LOC119314319 isoform X1 produces the protein MLADAGFSFSAYSSSQPGPGPGYSYSYSPTVFSHPHPDHSSTSASDAPAQPPPALPLLHQQHQAAAAVAVAAPDDTTAIYHLLGDMGQPSLISEYDLGAEGDLFKAPEPIIEEPLLALDPVAAAISMMSGSNNAMNDTIKASDMSLSEALYKCEKELMEESAIEETISELLNVKIPMLQVEDVPGEVRASADECSLQKSISLNSADWMNGSAVTPNFFDFQGLDFEAAFGLRRVYSEGDIHLCDMRLGANTPRAGIAANVQASGERLVTISDLKREERKQKLNRYREKKIQRNFGRKIKYACRKALADSQPRVRGRFAKMDDGYMLKPRK, from the exons atgttggcCGACGCGGGCTTCAGCTTCTCCGCCTACTCTTCTTCGCAGCCGGGGCCGGGGCCGGGCTACTCATACTCATACTCCCCCACAGTCTTCTCCCACCCACACCCAGACCACTCCTCCACCTCTGCCTCCGATGCTCCGGCGCAACCGCCGCCAGCACTGCCGCTCCTGCATCAACAACATCAAGCCGccgctgctgttgctgttgctgcacCCGACGACACCACCGCCATCTACCACCTCCTC GGAGACATGGGGCAGCCATCCCTGATATCAGAGTATGACCTGGGAGCAGAGGGTGACCTGTTCAAGGCTCCGGAGCCCATAATCGAGGAGCCGCTGCTCGCCCtcgaccccgtcgccgccgccatctccaTGATGTCCGGCAGCAACAACGCCATGAACGACACCATCAAGGCCTCGGACATGAGCTTGAGTGAGGCACTGTACAAGTGCGAGAAGGagctcatggaggagtcggccatcgAGGAGACGATATCCGAACTGCTGAACGTCAAGATCCCCATGCTGCAGGTCGAGGACGTGCCCGGGGAGGTCAGGGCCTCTGCCGACGAATGCTCGCTCCAGAAGAGCATCAGCCTTAACTCGGCCGACTGGATGAACGGGTCGGCGGTGACGCCCAACTTCTTCGACTTCCAAGGGCTTGACTTCGAAGCGGCATTCGGGCTCCGGCGAGTCTACAGCGAGGGTGACATTCACCTTTGTGACATG AGGCTTGGTGCCAATACCCCTCGAGCTGGGATCGCGGCAAATGTGCAGGCATCTGGTGAGAGGCTTGTGACCATCAGTGACCTGAAAAGGGAGGAAAGGAAGCAAAAGCTCAACAGGTACAGGGAGAAGAAGATCCAGAGGAACTTTGGCAGAAAGATCAAG TATGCTTGCAGGAAGGCTCTGGCAGACAGCCAGCCGAGGGTGCGAGGGAGGTTCGCCAAGATGGACGATGGCTACATGCTCAAGCCAAGGAAGTAG
- the LOC119314319 gene encoding uncharacterized protein LOC119314319 isoform X2 translates to MFVDAGFSFSAYSSSPLGYYYSSVFSYPHPDYSSFSSPSSSAAPAQPPSPPLPLLHQQHQAAIIAAPNTAPAAMYHHLGDMGQPSLISEYDLGAEGDLFKAPEPIIEEPLLALDPVAAAISMMSGSNNAMNDTIKASDMSLSEALYKCEKELMEESAIEETISELLNVKIPMLQVEDVPGEVRASADECSLQKSISLNSADWMNGSAVTPNFFDFQGLDFEAAFGLRRVYSEGDIHLCDMRLGANTPRAGIAANVQASGERLVTISDLKREERKQKLNRYREKKIQRNFGRKIKYACRKALADSQPRVRGRFAKMDDGYMLKPRK, encoded by the exons ATGTTCGTCGATGCGGGCTTTAGCTTCTCCGCCTACTCTTCTTCACCGTTGGGCTACTACTACTCCTCCGTCTTCTCCTACCCCCACCCAGACTactcctccttctcctccccctCATCCTCCGCTGCTCCGGCGCAACCGCCGTCGCCACCTCTGCCTCTCCTGCACCAACAACATCAAGCCGCTATTATTGCTGCACCCAACACCGCCCCCGCCGCCATGTACCACCACCTC GGAGACATGGGGCAGCCATCCCTGATATCAGAGTATGACCTGGGAGCAGAGGGTGACCTGTTCAAGGCTCCGGAGCCCATAATCGAGGAGCCGCTGCTCGCCCtcgaccccgtcgccgccgccatctccaTGATGTCCGGCAGCAACAACGCCATGAACGACACCATCAAGGCCTCGGACATGAGCTTGAGTGAGGCACTGTACAAGTGCGAGAAGGagctcatggaggagtcggccatcgAGGAGACGATATCCGAACTGCTGAACGTCAAGATCCCCATGCTGCAGGTCGAGGACGTGCCCGGGGAGGTCAGGGCCTCTGCCGACGAATGCTCGCTCCAGAAGAGCATCAGCCTTAACTCGGCCGACTGGATGAACGGGTCGGCGGTGACGCCCAACTTCTTCGACTTCCAAGGGCTTGACTTCGAAGCGGCATTCGGGCTCCGGCGAGTCTACAGCGAGGGTGACATTCACCTTTGTGACATG AGGCTTGGTGCCAATACCCCTCGAGCTGGGATCGCGGCAAATGTGCAGGCATCTGGTGAGAGGCTTGTGACCATCAGTGACCTGAAAAGGGAGGAAAGGAAGCAAAAGCTCAACAGGTACAGGGAGAAGAAGATCCAGAGGAACTTTGGCAGAAAGATCAAG TATGCTTGCAGGAAGGCTCTGGCAGACAGCCAGCCGAGGGTGCGAGGGAGGTTCGCCAAGATGGACGATGGCTACATGCTCAAGCCAAGGAAGTAG